DNA from Asticcacaulis excentricus:
CGCCGAGGACCTGCGTCTGGGCGGGCGTTCGGTCATGGTCAATCAGGTGGGCTTCGAAGCCTTTTGCCGCACGCAGTTCGGCATCGGCGATGTCAATTCGCATATGGATGTGCAGGTTCTGCGCCTGCTGGACGACCTGCCGTCACTCGATCCGTTTCTGGTGCGCGAACACTTGTCGCGCAATGGCTTCAAACCCGGCGCCTGTTATCTCAACATCTCTGCCTACGACATTCAGCGCATGATCGGCTTCGCCAATGCCGAGATCGAGCAATTGGTACGCACGGCCTTTGGGAACGTGATGGTCGGCGGCGCCAGCATCAAGCTGGCGGGTAAGATTCTGTCGAACGAGCTGGATCAGGAATTGTCGCCGCTACGTCAGACCCTGCACATGTCAGAAGAGGAGTTCTCGGAAGGTATCTTCTCGTGGCGCGGCTTTCTCTATTTCAAATGGCGTCACGAAGAACTGCAAAGCGAGATGCGGCGCGTCATTCAGGGATTGGGTGCCTATCAGCCTTCCGGTGCCGTTGAGGAGCAGGTGCGCGATTATCTGCGCGAGGTGCGTCCGCGTCTGGCGAGACGTATCGCCAAGGCGGTCAATGAGGTGGCGCGCACCCTCAGCATCTATGATCGCGCCTATTTTGCACTCACTCAGGGCCAAAATCCCGGCCCCTTCCGTCAGTTCCTGCTTCAGGGGCCGAAGCTGTTTTTCGAACTGGGCGAAACCATCGGTATATTGGGGCACATCTCGTCCTTCTGGACCTATCGCATGATGTCAGGCGTGGCCGCGCAGCGCCTGACCGCGCTGGAATACGCTGACGTGCTGATGGATTTTGACGACAGCCTGATGATTTTAGGGCCTGACGACGAGGATTAACCGTCTTCGTTCACGCCCTGTTGGAACCTGTCCCCTACGGTCCGAAATTGACCTTTTAGTCCGTTTCAGTCTGGTTCGTGATGGTTTCAACGGCTCGCCGACATTACAAGATGACCCGCGGCCCGGATCAGCCAAACCGTGTCATCCGCGAATACCGGAACCTGGCTAACCTGGGTCAGACAGCCGCCTCAACGCGGGTCCTCAACCTGTCGCGCGTCTACCGCCTGCACCACAAGGATGAGGACTATGGGGACAATCCCTTCTTTCAGTCCTCGCTGCTCAACCGCTGCATCATCCTCAAACACACCCTGCGCCTGAACGAGCGGCACTTCTATCACGGCACTCGTCGCACCGTGACCAAGATCATCCTGCCCTATGACCATTTCGATCTGCGTCTGGGGGCGTCGAGCATCTTCGTCAACCAGATCGGTTTCGAGCAACTGGCGCGGGACTATCTGTCGATCAGCGATTTCGACAAAAATCCCGACATAAAAATCCTGCGCCGACTGGATCAGTTGCCGTCGCTCGACCCGTTTCTGGTGCGTGAAACTCTGGCGCGCCACGGCCATCGCCCGGCGGGTATCTATCTGCGCCTGTCGCCCGCCGATCTGTCGCGCATGATGCAGTTCACCTCCGACGAAATCGAGCGACTGGTCAATACGGCGTTGGGCGATCACTATGCCGGGGCCTCGATGAAGCTCGGCAACAAGATCCTCTCCGATCAGCTTGACCGCGAACTGTGGCCGCTGAAAGACACGTTCCGCATGTCGGACTCGGAATTCGCCGAAGGTATCTTCGCCTGGCGCGGCTTCCTCTATTACAAGTGGCGTTACCTTGAGCTTCAGGATCGTCTGCGCGAAGTCCTCGCCGGTATCGGCACCTATCAGCCCTTTGGCGTCAGCGATGACCGCGTCAAGGACTATATCCTCAGCGCCCGCCTGCGTCTGGCGCGCGGCATGGCGCGTGCGCTCAATCAGGCCTATGACGTGCTGAAAATCTATGACACGGCCTATGCCGATCTGGTCAGCCACAATAAGCCGGGGCCGTTCAAACGCTTCCTGCTCAATGGCTCTGGCCTGTTCACGGAACTGGGGGAGATCATAGGTACGCTGGACCACATCGCCGCCTTCTGGAGCTTCCGGATGAACCGCGCCATCCAGTCGGGAAAGCCGATGAAGCCGGTCGAATATGCCGATGTGCTGATGGATTTTGAAAGCGGGCTCAACTACCTGTTCGAGGATCGCCCCAGCTTCAGCGTCACGACCTCCGGCTTTCTGCGCGCCAGTATCCCGGCGGGGTGAACGACGGCTTTGACGTTTCACAAAAGGCGAGGGCTTTCGCCTTTTCATTTGCGGATAGCATAATCATATAAAGATATGTTTATATCATTATTGACTCTCGTGTCTCGTCCGCCTAAGGTCCGGTCGTCAGCGGTCTGCGCCTTTTAAAAAGCGTGGCTAAGAGGGAAGCCGGTCCAAACCCGGCGCTGCCCCCGCAACTGTAGGCGGTGAGTGTCGATCCGGAAGACCATTGGGGTGCGCCCTGAGAAGGGGGATCGAAACCGTGACCCGCAAGCCAGGAGACCTGCCACTGACCGCATCTGTCATCCCGGGCGGAGGGCCACGGGCATGAGTCCTTCGCCCTGCGGCCTGACGCGGGATCGCGGACCTGTGCCCAAAGCGCTCCCCCACAGAAACGGGGAATACCGTGTCACACCCTTTGCCTGTCGCGCCGCGCGCAGACTTCGATTTTACCCTGCGGCGCCTTCGCTTCGATGAGCACTACACGCCGTCGCAAACCACGCGCCTTACCACCAATTTCGCCAATCTGGCCAGAGGCGACAACCGCCAGCAAAATCTGCGTAACGCCTTGCGCATGATCGATAATCGTTTCAACGCGCTGGCCCATTGGGACAATCCGAACGCCGAACGTTACGCCGTCGAACTCGACATCATTTCGGTCGAGATAGGCCTTCCGGATCGGGCAAGCGATGACCGTTTTCCGCTGCTTGAAATTCTGAAAACCACCATCCTTGACCGTCACACGGAGTCACGCATCGAAGGCATTACCGGCAACAACCTGTCGTCCTTTGTGCGCGATTACGATTTCAGCGTCGTGCTGCCCGCGCACAACCGGGACCGCTCTGACTTCAGCCTGCCGCCCAATTTCGGCGACCTGCACGGACACCTGTTTCTCAGCTTCGTCCAGTCGCCAACCTACAGGACGCAGTTTCACAAGCCGCCCGTCATCTGCCTGAGCGTCGCCAACAGCAAAACCTATCGGCGGACGGACACGCATCACCCGATACTGGGCGTGGAGTACCACCAATGCGACGAGTCCCTGACGGACATATATTTCCGGAAAATGGGATTAAAGGTGCGCTTCTTTATGCCGCCGGGCAGTGTCGCGCCGCTGGCCTTCTATGTCTTCGGTGATCTGCTCTGCGACTACACGCCGCTGGAGCTGATCAGCACGATCAGCACCATGGAGAGCTTTCAGAAGATCTACCGCCCGGAAATCTACAACGCCAATTCGGCTGCGGGCGCGGTCTATCAGCCCAGCCTGCAACACACTGACTATTCGCTGACCCAGGTGGTCTATGACCGCGAAGAACGCAGCCGTCTGGCCGTCGAACAGGGGCGCTTTGCCGAGGCCCACTTCATCACCCCCTACCGCACCCTGCTTGAGCAGTGGTCCGCGCACTACGCCTGAGAGGTAATTCTGATGACTTTACTCCTTCCCCCCTCCACCGCCGGCAGCCTGCCGAAACCGTCGTGGCTGGCCCAGCCGGAGACCCTGTGGTCGCCGTGGAAACTGCAAGGCGAGGAACTGGCTCAGGGCCAGCGCGACGCCCTGCGTCTGGCGCTCGATGATCAGCTTCAGGCGGGTATCGAGATCGTCAGCGACGGCGAACAGACGCGCCAGCACTTCGTCACCACCTTTATCGAACACCTCGACGGCGTCGATTTCGCAAAGCGCGAAACGGTCCGCATCCGCGACCGCTATGAGGCCAGCGTGCCGACGGTGGTGGGAGCGGTCTCTCGCCCGCGCTCCGTCTTTGTCGAAGACGCCCGGTTCCTGCGCCAGCAGACGACGCAACCGATCAAGTGGGCGCTGCCGGGGCCGATGACCATGGTCGATACCCTGTTCGATGCCCACTATAAGAGCCGCGAAAAACTGGCCTGGGCCTTCGCGGAGATACTCAATCAGGAGGCCAGAGAGCTGGAGGCCGCCGGCGTCGATATCATCCAGTTCGATGAACCCGCCTTCAACGTCTTCTTCGATGAGGTCAATGACTGGGGCGTGGCGGCGCTCGAAAAGGCCGCCGAGGGCTTACGGTGCGAGACGGCGGTGCACATCTGCTACGGCTACGGCATCAAAGCCAATACCGAGTGGAAAAGGACGCTGGGGTCGCAGTGGCGGCAGTACGAAGAGGCCTTCCCCAAACTGCAAACCTCCAGCCTCGATATCATCTCGCTGGAATGTCACAATTCGCGCGTGCCGATGGATCTGATCGAGCTGATCCGTGGCAAGAAGGTGATGGTCGGAGCCATTGACGTGGCCAGCTCGGTTATTGAGACGCCTCAAGAGGTGGCCGACACCCTGCGCAAGGCCTTGCAGTTTGTCGATGCCGATAAGCTCTATCCCTGCACCAATTGCGGCATGGCCCCTCTGTCGCGCGAGGTCGCCACGGGTAAGTTGCGGGCGCTGGGGGCCGGGGCGGCGATCGTGCGGAGGGAACTTATGGCTTAACCGACCCCTGTACTGAGCACAAGGGCGGTGGTGGCCACGACCTGCACCTCCAACTGCGCCAGCACGGCGATCAGGTCGTGGCGCACCCGTTCGGTGACAAACAGCACAAGGGCCCCGGCCAGGATCAGCGCACTGATCAGGGCGGGAGAAACAAAGGGGCTTAAGTCCATTCAGCAGTGGTCCGGTCGAAGGCAGGGTCTCTCTACTGCCCGCAACACCGGTAAAGGGGCGATAGGGAATGTGCTCAGGCGCGGGGCCTAGAGCGATGTGCGGAAAAGTGTGACCGGTTTTCCGCAAAAACATCGCGACAAAACAAAAATTTAGAGCGAAATGGCGATTCAACCTAAAGTCATTTCGATCTGAGGGCCGCGACGTCCTGCGGAGTGTTCAGGTTGCGCAAGGTCAGACCCGCCGGGACCGGGAGTTCGACGCAGCCCACCTGCCGCAGCAAGGCGCGCAGGGAGGGAGGGCGCGCGGCGGTGGTCACGAGCTCATGGGCAGCCGCAAGGACCGCCGGGCTCAGGCGCAGGGCAAAGGGCAGGGGCTGCCCTTCAAAACAGGCACCGATACCCTTGTGCGCGGCCAGCCGGCGCAGAGTGTCGGGCGACAGTTCGGGCATGTCGACGGGCACGCACAGGACCTGATTCACCTCCGCGCCGACCTGCGCTAGGGCCGCCAGTACGCCGCCCGCCGGGCCGCTGTCCGCAACAGGATCGGCCAGACCGCCGGGCAGGTCGGGCCGTCCGCTATAGAGGATATGCGTTGCCCCCGCCGCCGTCAGGGTGTCGGCGGCGATCTCCAGCCACGTCCGGCCCTCGAACATCAGGCCGGCCTTGTCCACGCCCATACGGCGCGATTTCCCCCCACAAAGCACAATACCGGCAAGGGACATGTAGCCTGATCTCCAAAAGGGCTCTGCGTTACTTTACCTCTTCCCACACCAGCACCGTGCCGTCCTTGCGGTCAGGATCGGCACCGGGCCAGTCGGCGGCGTAGGGCTCACCGGTGCGCACGTCAAGGCCCAGATAGCGGTGCGTGCACAGCGACATTAGCATGAACTGTTTACGCAGCATGTCCTGGTTATCCGGTCAATCGCGCGTCGCTGCTCCCTCGCGCGGGGGCGTAAACCGAAAACGCGACCCCAGCCGTCGATTGACAGAGGCGGCGAAACCGTGATTTGTTAGCGTTAACATAAAAAACAAGCTTCGTGCAGGGATACCATGTCTACTTCTCTTCCGACACGCCGCCACGTGCTGGCGGGCCTGAGCGCTGCCGCCCTTCCGGTGATGGCGTCCCCTCCGGCTTTTGCCGCCAGCGAGCCTTCGCTGCGGGCACTGGCCGCCGAAAAGGGCATCCTGTTCGGTTCGGCGCTGAGCGCGGGCACCATGGAACCGGCCTATCTGGACATATTGAAGGCCGAATGCGGCGTGATCGTGCCGGAGAACGAATTCAAGGTCTATGTCATCGCCCCCCAGTCGGACCGCTACAACTTTGCGCCCGGCGATACGATAGCCGGCTTTGCGCGCGATAACGGCATGAAACTGCGCGGGCACACCCTGTTGTGGAATAAGGTCGAGTTCATGCCGAAGTGGCTGCTCGATATCGACTTTGGCGCAAACCCGGCGCGCGAGGCCGAACGCTATCTGCGCGACTACATCAAACGCGTCTGCACCCACTACGGCGATCAGGTGTTTTCGTGGGATGTGGTCAACGAAACCATCGACCCCCAGACCGGCGACATCCGCGACACGCCCTTCACCAAGGCGCTGGGTTTCGACTGCATCCGCATCGCCTTTGAGGCGGCGCGCGAATACGCCCCGAAGGCGCAACTGGTCTATAACGACTATATGTCGTGGGAGCGTGGCAACGAGACGCACCGCAAGGGCGTGCTCAAGCTGCTGGAAACCCTGCGGGCGAAAAACGTCCCGATAGATGGCTTCGGCATCCAGAGCCATATCGGCAATGACGGCCACATCAAGGAGGCGCAGCACGAACAGTGGCGCGCCTTTATCGACGCGGCGGTGGGCATGGATTACAGGCTGCTGATCACCGAATTCGACGTCAATGACAAGGACCTGCCGACCGACACCGCCGTGCGCGACGCCGGGGTGGCCGCAGCGGCGAAGGACTATCTCGACCTGATGTTCTCTTACAAAGAACTGGATCAGTTCCTGTGCTGGGGCATGAGCGATAAGCATAGCTGGCTTCAGGGCTGGACGCCGCGCGCCGACAAGACGCCGCAGCGCCCGACCCCCTATGACGCCAACTACCGCCCCAAGCCCCTGCGTGAGGCCATTGCCGCCGCGTTGAAGGCCGCCCCGAAACGATAGGAGACAGACGATGCGATATCTGGCAACGCGATATCTGGCTGCCCTCTCCGCCGCCCTGTCTGTGGGCCTGTCCTTACCGGCAGTGGCCGAGCCGGCGCGCTTTGAGCGCTTCACCTATGAGGGCCGCTCTCAGGAGCAGGCGAAGGCGGGGCCGGGGGAATATCTCAACCCCATCCTGTCGGGCTATTATCCCGACCCGTCGGTGACGCGCGTCGGCGACGACTATTACCTCGTCAATTCGTCCTTTACGCACTTTCCCGGCCTGCCCATCTTTCATTCAAAGGATCTGGTGAACTGGACGCAGATCGCCAATGCGATCAGCCGCCCGGAACAGCTTAATTTCGACGGGCTGAAGGTGTCGCGCGGGGTCTTTGCGCCGGATATCTCCTATCACGATGGCCTGTTCTACATCGTCAACACCTGCGTCGATTGCAAAGGCAATTTCGTCATCACGGCCAAAGACCCGAAGGGGCCGTGGTCGGACCCGGTGTGGTTTGATTTCGAAGGCATCGACCCCTCGATCTTCTGGGACACGGACGGCAAGGCCTACATCGTCAACAACGGCGCGCCGAACGAGACGCCGCGCTATGATGGCCACCGCGCCATCTGGGTGCAGGAGTTCGATTACAAGGCGCTGAAACTGGTCGGTGAGCGCACGCAGATCGTCAATGGCGGCGTCGATATTTCCAAAAAGCCCATCTGGATCGAAGGGCCGCATATCCTGCGCAAGGACGGTTTCTACTACCTCACAGCGGCCGAAGGCGGCACGGGCGATCAGCATTCGCAGGTGGTGCTGCGCTCGAAAAGCGTGCGCGGACCGTTTGTTCCTTATGACAAGAACCCGATCCTCAGCCAGCGCACGCTGGACCCGGCGCGCAAGAACCCCGTAACCTCCGCCGGTCATGCCAAGCTGGTGCAAACCCAAACGGGCGAATGGTGGGCGACCTTCCTCGCCACGCGGCCCTATGGTCCGGACCTGTACAATATCGGGCGCGAAACCTTCCTCTTGCCCGTGACGTGGAAGGACGGCTGGCCGGTCATTCTGGAAGACGGCAAGGCCATTCCCTTCACGGGGAAAAAGCCCAACCTGCCGACGCAGCCCGCCCCAACTCAGCCGGTTAACGGCGATTTCGGCTTTAGCGAAGCGTTTGACGGCAAGAGCCTGCCCCTGTCGTGGATCGGGGTGCGCACGCCGCACACGCCCGTCTATCGGCTGGATAAGGGGGCATTGGTGCTCAATTCTGGGGCGGCGCTCGGCGACCTGAAAGGGACGCCGGCCTTTATCGCCCACCGTCAGCAGCACCACATAGCCACCGTCTCCACCACCCTCAGCTACAGCCCGGAAAAAGATGGCGACCGTGCGGGATTGGCGGCCATGCAAAACGATGATGCCTGGCTGTTCTTCGGCCTGACGCGCATAGACGGCAAGCCGCAGATCGCCCTTTATGCCCGTGAAAACACGACGGCAGACAAGCTGATCGCCGCGGCCCCGCTGACGGCGCGCGACGTCACCCTGACCCTGCGCTTTGACGGCGGACGCCTGACGGCCGACTATACGGCGGACGGTCAGACGCGCACCCTGAGCCGCGACGTCGATATCACCTTCCTGTCGACGCGCAAGGCGGGGGGCTTTGTCGGCACCCTGATCGGGCCCTATGCCTATGAGGCCAAATGATGCGGGAACGCATCGGGCATCTGCGCGGGTGGATCATCGCTCTCAACCGACGTGCAGCACGCTGAGCGTCGCGGCTTTTTCTATCGCAGAGATTGGCTGAAGAAGCGCACCACCTCGGCATTAAAGGCGTCGTGGAAGGCGGCGCGATCAAAGCCCGCCCGGCTTTTGCAGATGTGCGGGGCCAGGTTGACGTCCACGCAGGGGGCGAGGAAATCGAAGTGGCCGGCATCGGGGACTGCATGAAACTCAGGCGGCTGTGGCAGGGCCTGACGCACCGCATCGGCATAGTCGGGCGCGGGTAGAATCTCATCGGCATCGGCGCGCCACAATTGCACGGGGATTCGCAGGTCTTTCAGGCCCTCGGCAAAGGTGAAACCGAGGGCCGGAGCCGCCACGACCAGCGACTTGATGCGCGAATCGGCGGGCATCGCAGGCGCGGGAACGGCGGTTGTCGGGCGCGTATGGCTGGCGATCATCTGACAATCGAAATAGGCCGGATGTGCCTGACAATGGGGGATCAGGCGCGCAAAGTCCGGACGCCCGCCAGCGGCGGCCAGAACCGTGAATCCGCCAGCCGAAAAGCCGAAGGCCCCGATGCGTTGCGGGTCAATGACGCTACGCTCCGGTGCCTCGTTCAGCATGTAGGTGATGAGTTGGCTGAGCGCCTTTGGCCGGTCCTCGATCCGGGTGGCGCGGCTATTGTCCTGCCAGTTGTCGCCCGGATGGGTGAGGGCCGCCACGACCAAGCCCGCTTTCGCCAGGGCCACCGCCGTATCGACATGGCCGGAAAAGCTGCCGCCGGTGCCGTGCGACATGACGATCAGCGGATGCGCGCCCGGCTGGGGCGTGGCATTGGCCACGACCGAATGGCTGTAGAGCCCCAGCCTTTGGCGGGCCGGTGTGCCCGCGGCGGGAAACCATATGCCGACCTCAACGCCCTTAGCCGTGACGGCGTGGCGGAACCCGACCTGTGGGGTGTCCGCATGGGCGACCATGCTAAGGGCGGCGAGCAAAATAAAGAGAGCGTAGAATAGGCGACAGCGCATGAAAAACCTCCGTTTGACCCGTCCGCTCTAACCGCCTGGCACAGCGCGTAAAGGCGTCATTCGCCAATGGGCAAACGGGTTCGTGGTCCGGCGATTGGGCGCTCTGGCGGTGCGTGGCGCAGGCGGCTATAGTGCACCAAACCGCCTTGACCTGAGCCCCGATGCCGACTTCGCTATCCACTCGCCTGACACAACTGAGCCGTAACCCCGTCGCGCAATGGGCCGCCGTGGCCACGGTCGCCGGTCTGATACTGGGGGTGCTGGGGCCGTTCGGCAGCTATCTGAATACGGGTCTGGAAAAGCGCATCGCCTATTGGGTCGTGTCGATGCTGGTGGGGGCGGCGCTGTTCGGGGGCACCCTGCGGGCGGTCAGGCGTCTCGCCCCCGGCGGCGGTGTAAAAAGCCTCAGTTTTCTGGCCGTCGCCCTTGGGCTCGTCAGTCTGTTGCAGGCGTTTCTGACGCGCGCAGCCGCCTTCTGGCTGTGGCCGGAACTGCACCGCTTCGACCTGTCGCCCGTCCTGTGGTACGGCCAGACCCTGCTGATCGCCGGGTTGATGGTCACCGTGGTGTGGGGGCTCCAGCGCCGCGCGGCCGCGCGCCCTGTTCTCCCAGATACGGAACCGCCCTCCGCTCTGCCGAGGGACGTGCTGGCCCTTCAGATGGAAGATCACTATGTGCGCGTCCACACGCCCACGGGCGCGCAACTGGTGCTGATGCCGCTGCATCAGGCGATTGCCCAGCTTGAGGTCGAAGGGCTGCGGACGCACCGGTCCTGGTGGGTGGCGCGTCACGCGGTCAGGGCTATTGAGGGTACGCCGCGCGCTATGCGCCTGCACCTGACCAATGGCCTCACCGCGCCGGTCGCCCGCTCGGCGGTGGTGCACCTGCGTCAGGCCGGCTGGTTGTCCTGAGGCGTGGCTCAGGTCATGGGTATAAGCAATGGCCTAATCCTGAAAGCGATAGCCAATGCCGGGTTCGGTCAGGATAAAGCGGGGCTTTAGCGGATCATCTTTCAGCTTTTCGCGCAGGTGCTGGGTGTGGATGCGCAGGTAATGGGTCTGGTCCGAGGTGTGGCGGTTCCACACCGCCTTAAGAAGCTGGGCGTGAGTCAGCACCTTGCCCGGATGGGCAATAAAGGCCGAAAGCAGCTTATATTCGATGGGCGTGAGGTGGACGTTTTCCCCCTCAAGCCAGACGCGCCGGGCGGCCGTATCGACCTTAAGCCCGTTACGCTCGAAGATCCGGGGCACATCGCTCTGCTTTTGGGCGTGGCGTAGCGCCACCTTGATGCGGGCCAGTAATTCGCCGGGGGCAAACGGCTTGGTCAGGTAATCATCGGCACCGTTTTCAAGAGCTCTGATCTTGTCCGCCTCCTGTTCACGCGCCGACAGCACGATGATGGGGATTTGCGACCATTCGCGCAGGGACGGGATGACGTCCTGCCCGTCCTGATCCGGCAGGCCCAGGTCAAGTATGAGCAGATCGGGGGCATTGAGCGTCAGCGCTTTCAGGCCGTCCTGCGCATTGCCGGCTTCAAGCACCTCGTGACCCTGCGCAGACAGGATGGCGCGCAGATGGCGGCGAATATCGCCTTCGTCTTCGATGATCAGAACCTTGGTCATACGGCGTGTGTATAGGCTGGCAGGGTAAAGATAAAGCTGGCGCCACCGGTGGGGTTGGTCTTGGCGTAGATCAGGCCGCCGTGCGCTTCGATTATGCCTTTACAGATCGCCAGACCCAGACCATTGCCCTGACCTGAGCGGTCAGAGCTTAGCCGGTCGGAAGACAGTCCCCCCGCCCGGTGGAATTTTTCGAAAATCTGGTCTTCTTCGCCGGGGGGCAGGCCCGGTCCATTGTCACTGATCCGAACGCGGACGCGATCCGCGTCGGTTTCAAAGCTGAGGGTGATGATGCCGTCGTCCGATGTATGGGCGATGGCATTTTCCAGCAGGTTGATCAGGGCCTGTTCGATCAGGGCTCCGTCGATATTGACCATCGGAATCTGACCGCTCGTGACGGTGCGAAGCTGGCGGTCTCCCTTTTGAGGGTCAACGCGCTGCAACGCGGCCCCGGCGATTTCCTGAATGAGGTAGGGCCCGAAGTTGAGCTTGAGCTGGCCCGATGTGATGGCCGCCATGCGCAGGAGGTTCGCTACGAACTTTTGCAGGCTGGTCAGATGTCCCCACAGGGAGGTCAGTTCATCGACCGCTTCACGCGGCAGCTTCTTGCGCATCTTCAGCAGCGAGGCGACCGCGCCGTTCATCACGGTCAGCGGCGTCTTAAGGTCGTGCGACAGCGAGGCCAGCAGGACATTGCGCAGCTTCTCATTCTCGGTTTCGACGCGGGCGCTTTCGGCTTCCCGGCTTTGGCGGGCGCGCTGCAAGGCGCTGGCGATCAGGCTGGCGACGGTTTCAAACACCAGCCACTCGGCCCCGGTGAACTGACGCTCGCGGTCGCGCGGGGTCAGCCCCAGCACACCGGGTTCGCCGGGCAGAGGCACGTAGAGGCCGCTGGCAGACGGAAGGGTGTCGGTATGTCGCCCCGCGATCTGGCGGTTCTGGGCCACCCACTGCATGGCCCCCAGCTCGCGCGGATCGGTTTCAGGGGCGCCCGTGATCTGAGCACCGTCGTTCCACAAGGCGACCTCGACATCAAAGGCCGTCGTCAGACCCCGCCGGACTGCATCGCCTATCTCATCAATGCCCCGCGCCGCCGAAAGGTCACGGGACAGATCATAAAGCAAGCGGGTTTCGGCCTCGCCCCGCCGCGCCAGCCGGACGTGCAGCGACAGGCGTGCCGTCAGAGAGCCTACGATCAGCGAGGTCGCCAGCATGACGGCGAAGGTCAGCGCATAGCTGATGTTGTCAAAGGTGAAGCTGTAATAGGGCTTGATAAAGAACCAGTTGAACGCCGCGACCGAAAGGACCGACGCCAGAATCGACGGCCCGATGCCATAGCGCGCCGCGACGATGACCACGCCGGTCAGGTACAGCATGACCAGACTGTCCGGGTCGATCATTTCGCGGAAGGGCAGGCCGAAAAGGGTCGAGGCCGCAACGGCCACACCCGCCATCAGGTAGTTGCGGGGGGCCGTGGCCAAAAGCGTGTGCCTGATAGCGTCCCGGGGCCGCGCTTGCGCCTGAT
Protein-coding regions in this window:
- a CDS encoding DUF1852 domain-containing protein codes for the protein MSHPLPVAPRADFDFTLRRLRFDEHYTPSQTTRLTTNFANLARGDNRQQNLRNALRMIDNRFNALAHWDNPNAERYAVELDIISVEIGLPDRASDDRFPLLEILKTTILDRHTESRIEGITGNNLSSFVRDYDFSVVLPAHNRDRSDFSLPPNFGDLHGHLFLSFVQSPTYRTQFHKPPVICLSVANSKTYRRTDTHHPILGVEYHQCDESLTDIYFRKMGLKVRFFMPPGSVAPLAFYVFGDLLCDYTPLELISTISTMESFQKIYRPEIYNANSAAGAVYQPSLQHTDYSLTQVVYDREERSRLAVEQGRFAEAHFITPYRTLLEQWSAHYA
- a CDS encoding methionine synthase; the encoded protein is MTLLLPPSTAGSLPKPSWLAQPETLWSPWKLQGEELAQGQRDALRLALDDQLQAGIEIVSDGEQTRQHFVTTFIEHLDGVDFAKRETVRIRDRYEASVPTVVGAVSRPRSVFVEDARFLRQQTTQPIKWALPGPMTMVDTLFDAHYKSREKLAWAFAEILNQEARELEAAGVDIIQFDEPAFNVFFDEVNDWGVAALEKAAEGLRCETAVHICYGYGIKANTEWKRTLGSQWRQYEEAFPKLQTSSLDIISLECHNSRVPMDLIELIRGKKVMVGAIDVASSVIETPQEVADTLRKALQFVDADKLYPCTNCGMAPLSREVATGKLRALGAGAAIVRRELMA
- the mobA gene encoding molybdenum cofactor guanylyltransferase, which gives rise to MSLAGIVLCGGKSRRMGVDKAGLMFEGRTWLEIAADTLTAAGATHILYSGRPDLPGGLADPVADSGPAGGVLAALAQVGAEVNQVLCVPVDMPELSPDTLRRLAAHKGIGACFEGQPLPFALRLSPAVLAAAHELVTTAARPPSLRALLRQVGCVELPVPAGLTLRNLNTPQDVAALRSK
- a CDS encoding endo-1,4-beta-xylanase — encoded protein: MSTSLPTRRHVLAGLSAAALPVMASPPAFAASEPSLRALAAEKGILFGSALSAGTMEPAYLDILKAECGVIVPENEFKVYVIAPQSDRYNFAPGDTIAGFARDNGMKLRGHTLLWNKVEFMPKWLLDIDFGANPAREAERYLRDYIKRVCTHYGDQVFSWDVVNETIDPQTGDIRDTPFTKALGFDCIRIAFEAAREYAPKAQLVYNDYMSWERGNETHRKGVLKLLETLRAKNVPIDGFGIQSHIGNDGHIKEAQHEQWRAFIDAAVGMDYRLLITEFDVNDKDLPTDTAVRDAGVAAAAKDYLDLMFSYKELDQFLCWGMSDKHSWLQGWTPRADKTPQRPTPYDANYRPKPLREAIAAALKAAPKR
- a CDS encoding glycoside hydrolase family 43 protein, yielding MRYLATRYLAALSAALSVGLSLPAVAEPARFERFTYEGRSQEQAKAGPGEYLNPILSGYYPDPSVTRVGDDYYLVNSSFTHFPGLPIFHSKDLVNWTQIANAISRPEQLNFDGLKVSRGVFAPDISYHDGLFYIVNTCVDCKGNFVITAKDPKGPWSDPVWFDFEGIDPSIFWDTDGKAYIVNNGAPNETPRYDGHRAIWVQEFDYKALKLVGERTQIVNGGVDISKKPIWIEGPHILRKDGFYYLTAAEGGTGDQHSQVVLRSKSVRGPFVPYDKNPILSQRTLDPARKNPVTSAGHAKLVQTQTGEWWATFLATRPYGPDLYNIGRETFLLPVTWKDGWPVILEDGKAIPFTGKKPNLPTQPAPTQPVNGDFGFSEAFDGKSLPLSWIGVRTPHTPVYRLDKGALVLNSGAALGDLKGTPAFIAHRQQHHIATVSTTLSYSPEKDGDRAGLAAMQNDDAWLFFGLTRIDGKPQIALYARENTTADKLIAAAPLTARDVTLTLRFDGGRLTADYTADGQTRTLSRDVDITFLSTRKAGGFVGTLIGPYAYEAK
- a CDS encoding alpha/beta hydrolase family protein — protein: MRCRLFYALFILLAALSMVAHADTPQVGFRHAVTAKGVEVGIWFPAAGTPARQRLGLYSHSVVANATPQPGAHPLIVMSHGTGGSFSGHVDTAVALAKAGLVVAALTHPGDNWQDNSRATRIEDRPKALSQLITYMLNEAPERSVIDPQRIGAFGFSAGGFTVLAAAGGRPDFARLIPHCQAHPAYFDCQMIASHTRPTTAVPAPAMPADSRIKSLVVAAPALGFTFAEGLKDLRIPVQLWRADADEILPAPDYADAVRQALPQPPEFHAVPDAGHFDFLAPCVDVNLAPHICKSRAGFDRAAFHDAFNAEVVRFFSQSLR
- a CDS encoding LytTR family DNA-binding domain-containing protein — its product is MPTSLSTRLTQLSRNPVAQWAAVATVAGLILGVLGPFGSYLNTGLEKRIAYWVVSMLVGAALFGGTLRAVRRLAPGGGVKSLSFLAVALGLVSLLQAFLTRAAAFWLWPELHRFDLSPVLWYGQTLLIAGLMVTVVWGLQRRAAARPVLPDTEPPSALPRDVLALQMEDHYVRVHTPTGAQLVLMPLHQAIAQLEVEGLRTHRSWWVARHAVRAIEGTPRAMRLHLTNGLTAPVARSAVVHLRQAGWLS
- a CDS encoding response regulator; amino-acid sequence: MTKVLIIEDEGDIRRHLRAILSAQGHEVLEAGNAQDGLKALTLNAPDLLILDLGLPDQDGQDVIPSLREWSQIPIIVLSAREQEADKIRALENGADDYLTKPFAPGELLARIKVALRHAQKQSDVPRIFERNGLKVDTAARRVWLEGENVHLTPIEYKLLSAFIAHPGKVLTHAQLLKAVWNRHTSDQTHYLRIHTQHLREKLKDDPLKPRFILTEPGIGYRFQD